Proteins encoded within one genomic window of Brienomyrus brachyistius isolate T26 chromosome 22, BBRACH_0.4, whole genome shotgun sequence:
- the rmi2 gene encoding recQ-mediated genome instability protein 2 yields the protein MDLGVGFYENRNRSPPVKVLSSQLREGNEQTGQNGKIRCTIKRLGLAKTTPLHVSVVWMQGTVLKVTSNADTTVLLIDETGTFTINGVNSIPKGKPCLSQGKYVMVMGVIQSCRPEPVLRAVKMTDLSGNDIHRKMWKLEVEDLQQTLE from the exons ATGGATCTTGGGGTTGGATTTTACGAAAACAGGAATCGATCGCCTCCTGTTAAAGTCCTCTCCAGTCAACTCCGGGAGGGCAATGAACAAACAGGTCAAAATGGGAAGATACGATGCACAATAAAAAGACTGGGATTGGCGAAGACCACGCCGCTGCACGTCTCTGTGGTGTGGATGCAGggcactgtgctgaaagttaCTTCAAACGCCGACACTACAGTGCTGCTCATTGACGAGACCGGGACTTTCACCATCAATGGTGTCAACAGTATccctaaaggaaaaccttgTCTTTCCCAGG GCAAATATGTGATGGTGATGGGAGTCATTCAGTCCTGCAGGCCTGAGCCGGTGCTCCGTGCCGTGAAGATGACGGACCTCTCTGGGAACGACATCCACAGGAAAATGTGGAAATTGGAAGTGGAGGACCTGCAGCAGACACTGGAATAA